AAGAAAACGGAAATTAAAAGAACCTATTTCGATTTAGCAGGGATGTCATTCTTTGACCCTCAGCAGATCGGTCAGGATATTCAGCCCAATCAGGTGGATAATACTGTAGATATCAACTGGAAACTTGTAGAAAAAGGATCTTCTCAGGTTCAGTTACAGGCAGGTTACGGTGGTAACAGTTTTATCGGTACTTTAGGATTGACATTTAATAACTTCTCATTAAAGAACTTCCTTAAGTTTAAAGATTTCAAACCGGTGCCTCAGGGAGACGGGCAAACGTTCTCTATTCAGGTGCAGGCAGGACAGTACTTCCAGAACTACGGAGTATCATTTACAGAGCCTTGGTTATTTGGTACAAGACCAACAGCTCTTTCTGTAAGTTTGAACAACTCCAGAGTAAGATATACAGATCAGTATGGAGCTGCTCAGAAATTGAACATCTTCTCCGCTTCAGTAGGATTAAACAGACTATTGAACTGGCCGGATGATTATTTCTCACTTTACACCGGATTACAGTTCCAGAAGTATGACTTCAATAACTATCCATTCCAGTTTGGAGATACTACAGAAACAAATGGTACTGCCAATAACTTCAGTGTCAACCTTGGATTGAGCAGAAACTCTGCAGGTATTGACCCGATTTTCCCAACAATGGGATCCAATATTGAGCTTTCAGCAAAACTGACTCCTCCATACTCATTGTTTAAGAAGAAAGATTACTCCACCATGTCAGCTATTGACAAATATAAGTGGATGGAATTCTATAAAATCAAGTTTAAAGCAGATGTTTACAATGAAATCATTGGAAAATTGGTCTTGAGATCTTCTGCAGAAATGGGATTCATGGATGGATATAACAGCCAGTTGGGTGCTCCGCCATTTGAAAGATTCTACATGGGAGGTACAGGTCTTTTCGGAGGTAGATATGACGGTAGAGAATTAATCCCTTTAAGAGGTTATGAAAATGCAAGTACAGAAGGAGGACAGGCAGATGATATTACGCAGAAAGGTGGAGGTACAATCTATAACAGATTTACTTTAGAATTAAGATACCCAATCTCTATGAGCCAGACTGCTAAAATCTACGCTTTGACATTCGCTGAAGGTGGTAATGTATGGAATTCATGGAGTTCTTACAGCCCATTCCAGCTGAAAAGATCAGTCGGAGTCGGGGTAAGAGTTTATATGGGAGCATTTGGATTGATCGGATTCGACTTTGCACTTGGTCTTGATAAGACAATTTCAGGTGATAAGTCTGGATGGAGAAACCACTTCTTGATGAACCAAACATTATAATTACAAATATGAAGCACTTTAAAATAATTTTCACATTCGCATTCCTTTTGCTTTTTGGGTTAAACAATGCCCAGAAAATCGGAGTAGTGGATACGGATGAAATTTTGAATAAATTACCTCAGTATAAAGAAGCTGAAGCAAGATTAAACTCTCAGATCGACACCTGGGAATCTGAACTTCAAAATCTTCAGACTGAATATGAAAGAAAAAAAGCTGCTTTTGAAAGTGAAAAAGTTTTATTGATAGGTGACCAGCTTAAACTTAGAGAAAAAGAAGTTACAGACCTTGATAAAAATATTAAAACGACAACAAGCTTACGTTTTGGAGCTAACGGTGAGATCACAAAACTGAGAACAAATCTGGTTCAGCCTTTTCAGGATCAGATCTGGGGAGCTATCAAAACAATGTCCGAAAAAAATGGCTTGGGCATAGTTCTTGATAAAAGCAATAACATTAGTGTTATTTTCCTTCAGTCAAAATATGATTACACAGAAAAAGTATTGTCTATCCTGTTAAAAGGAACAGATAAGAAGGAAAAAACAAATAGCAAAGGAAAAAAATAATAAGAAAATTAACTTTTGCTATATTTTAAAATCTAAAAACAAATTAAATTATTTATTTACCAGTTATGAAAAAATTAAGTGTATTATTTGCAGCAGTAATGATGGTTGTATCTGTAGGTATGGCAAAAGCTCAAAAAATTGCTACTTTAGATGTAATGGGAGTTCTTAACGCTATGCCGGAGAAAAAGAAAGCAGATGCTGATCTTAAAACATTCTTAGATACAAAACAAGCTGAGATCAAGAAAAAAGCAGATGCTGCTCAAACTAAATATCAGCAATATCAAACAGAAGCTCCTAAGAAAACAGCTGACGAAAACACAGCAAGAGAGGCAGAAATGAAAAAATTAGCTGAAGAAATCCAGCAAATGCAGGACAAAGCTCAAAAAGATCTACAAGCTAAGCAAGATGTAGCTTTTGGTCCTATTGAGAAAAAGCTAAATGATGCAGTAGAAAAAGTAGCTAAAGCTAATGGATATGACTATATTATGGATGCAAACTCAACAGCATTCCTTTATAAAGCAGGACCAGACGCAACTGCAGCTGTGAAGAAAGAATTAGGAATTCAATAATTTCAGCAAATTAACAAAGATTTATAAAACTAACCACCTCTTTTAGAGGTGGTTTT
The genomic region above belongs to Chryseobacterium culicis and contains:
- a CDS encoding outer membrane protein assembly factor, yielding MKFRLLPIIMFAASAHFYGQVTPQDSTKVNNAVHAENEAGTYTLKDIVVDGVKKYTPAQILRFTGLTKGESVDIPGQKISNAVKKLWDTQSFSEVEVYVQSIEGQTIVLKFYLQDLKELGEVKFAGKGIGKSKSEKLAKDNNLKPGTKITQNLVSSLKTNVPKDYIKKGFADAKITIQDKVNAGDPALVDWTINVDKGKRIKIDHIEFEGNENVTDRKLRNNAFKETKQKRFGIGGILKSSKFIEDKYQEDKQSLISYYNSLGYRDAKIVSDSVWRNKRNNYEINVKLNEGKKYYIGDVTFTGNTVYATEYLQRLLGYKKGDIYDAVGFNKKVGEDGGKEDDSDIKSVYMNNGYLFSNVTPVEKSVSGDAVNLEVRINEGEQATWNKVTWQGNTTTHDHVILRALRTKPGELFKKTEIKRTYFDLAGMSFFDPQQIGQDIQPNQVDNTVDINWKLVEKGSSQVQLQAGYGGNSFIGTLGLTFNNFSLKNFLKFKDFKPVPQGDGQTFSIQVQAGQYFQNYGVSFTEPWLFGTRPTALSVSLNNSRVRYTDQYGAAQKLNIFSASVGLNRLLNWPDDYFSLYTGLQFQKYDFNNYPFQFGDTTETNGTANNFSVNLGLSRNSAGIDPIFPTMGSNIELSAKLTPPYSLFKKKDYSTMSAIDKYKWMEFYKIKFKADVYNEIIGKLVLRSSAEMGFMDGYNSQLGAPPFERFYMGGTGLFGGRYDGRELIPLRGYENASTEGGQADDITQKGGGTIYNRFTLELRYPISMSQTAKIYALTFAEGGNVWNSWSSYSPFQLKRSVGVGVRVYMGAFGLIGFDFALGLDKTISGDKSGWRNHFLMNQTL
- a CDS encoding OmpH family outer membrane protein — its product is MKKLSVLFAAVMMVVSVGMAKAQKIATLDVMGVLNAMPEKKKADADLKTFLDTKQAEIKKKADAAQTKYQQYQTEAPKKTADENTAREAEMKKLAEEIQQMQDKAQKDLQAKQDVAFGPIEKKLNDAVEKVAKANGYDYIMDANSTAFLYKAGPDATAAVKKELGIQ
- a CDS encoding OmpH family outer membrane protein, coding for MKHFKIIFTFAFLLLFGLNNAQKIGVVDTDEILNKLPQYKEAEARLNSQIDTWESELQNLQTEYERKKAAFESEKVLLIGDQLKLREKEVTDLDKNIKTTTSLRFGANGEITKLRTNLVQPFQDQIWGAIKTMSEKNGLGIVLDKSNNISVIFLQSKYDYTEKVLSILLKGTDKKEKTNSKGKK